DNA sequence from the Malus domestica chromosome 11, GDT2T_hap1 genome:
AAACTAGTTGTATATTTCATATTAGTCTTTCAGACAATGGGTGGGTAAAGAAAACTTAAAGGGAGAGcgcaaataaaataaacatgaaAACGGTCCCAAGAGGATGGTTATAATTCACCAATTCTCAAATTTCACATGACATCACAAGAACCACAAAATTAGAGAAGAAAACCACATCGTCAACCTATCTTACATTTCTAATGAAGGAGGATAAGCACTACATGTAAAAACATAATAAACCCCATGAAAAACTGAATCTTACTACTTCTTGCTAGGCCACATTATACTACTTAAtaccaaacaaaacaaatcactACTGCAATGCAATACAGATTACTTACATCAATCATGCAATCCGCTAGCGATATTGCAGCTAAAGCACAGTAAACATGAGATTATACTCATGGATACCAAATAAATATGGTAACCAACTTAAAACACTAAGTGCAAACATTTATCAGTGTCAGTAaccaaagaaaagaagaaatgcAACAAACCTTGAAGACTGGAGCCTCTATGTCCTCAACTTTTATGCAACAAGTATTCTGATCTTTCATAGGACCAAATAGTTGGGCCCAGAATACAGGTGATCGAGCTGCTAGTACCAACTTGTGAGCAGAGAAAATCTCCTCGTCAACTTCAAAACTAATATCAGTTCCCTTTCCGGTTTCCAGTAGCTTGCCAAACTGATGGACCATGCTGGATGGTGGAATTGGTATAGAGTAAATTTTTGGTCCCTGTGTATGTGACTTCACAACGCCAACCATACAGTTAACTGATAGGCAATCATCTTTAAGGTAGTCTGATGTCTCCAGAGAAGTTCTTTTGAAAAAACGTTTGTAACCCCTGCAGCATCCAAAGAAACCATTAAATTGTTGCTACACGTAAACTATTATAAAAATGGAAACCATAAATAATACAGAGAGCTAAAATTAAGCTAGATCCGTGAACATCACACGACATGATTGATACTATTGGACAGATTTGCGACCATTATATTCTTTTCACATTACATTGCTATCTAATACATTCACGGCATCAAAAGAAGTAATCAATCACACTCCCGGGCAGTTACTTTAAACAGCAAATGGAGCATTAACATGATTAACAAAAACAGTGAATTTATTCTCTAAGCGCCTGAAACAGATTTGCATGATTTGCATGTTCATTCCTACCTTTACCCATACACCGAAGAACATAACTCAAGATCCACCACATAGAAATCAAATTATAGATATTTCATACACAAATTCTAACGTTTTGACAAGCCAAAGAAAAGCAATCAAAACTTTTCAACCCCCACGTCAACTGATTGCTTCACATTTCTTAATCAAAATGGCCAGTTTTCGATATATTTCACATCGACTGCAACAATCAGAGCCAACCGAGAACAATTGAACCACGcttcttttttttcagaaaacaaACATGGAAAACCAAAGTTACCAACTAGCATACAGCAATACACTTTCATCACAAAAGAAAGAACTCAGAAAAGCAAGATTCCCACAAATACACAATAAACCAAGAACTCGAAAATTGGGCAAACCCACCACATGCTTCCGCGATACTTGAGCGTGTACGGACCGCTATCCAATGTCCTCCCGAAATGGCTATGCACCTTGTGCCTCTCGTTCCCGCTCTGATCCAAAAGCGTCAATTCGAACAGCGCTCTCACATCGGCTCCTTCGCTCGCAAGCGCGATGAACAGCGAGACGTAGGCGGCATTGTCCTCAACGCTCTTGCCGTCCGGGTAGAAATAGATGGCCCACGAAAACCCACCCACATTAAACGTATCGGACGCTATGTACTTCCCAATCCCAATCCCCTTGGACAGCGAATAGCCGTTGATCTTGAAATGGTGGGTCCCGTTGACGGTCTCGGTGATCGACGTCGATGCGGTGGTGGTCGGAGGCGGCGAAGAGGCTGGGGAAGACGAAGACGACGAGGGCCTGGAGGTTTCTATGAGAACCCTACCCATCACCCAATTGAATTACTTGGATTTGAGATCTGGGGTTTAATGAGAAATGTGGAATTCGGATAAAATTGGATGCGGAAATGAGAGATTTGGGACTTTAGGATAGAGAAAGATTCAATCTTTTCCTGAAGATTTTCACGGGAAAGTGATGGGGAATCTAGGGTTTCGTTTCTCGAAGGTGAATTTGCAGGGCTTCACAACCtgtgagagaggagagagagagagtgtgtgacaAGTGGAAGACAATGATGCTTGTGAAggtgttttttttatagtttgttTTTTCCGACCCGTGAATTATTATTCacggagaaaaaaaaagaaagcggCTGCGGCACTTGCCGACCTACGTAATCGTTAATCAACTCGCGTTCTCATTAACCCACGTCACCATCACCATCCAGCGCTTTGCGCccaaggagagatttttcagtacgCATACTGGTACATTATGTATCACTATATAAATTGTGGgatatgtgtattaaaaaattaataacttataaaataaaatttctcactacTTCCATAAAAACACATAGTGTATTATTCTTGTTCtgatcacaataaaaaatttctcgcgTTCAAGGGCATTTCTTGTTTAGATAATGGTCGTCTCTTCCAATGGAAACTGACTTGttcttccattttcttcttcttcttctatttaTGATCAACATATTTTTATACGGATATAATAATTGTAAATGTTGGTTCTTTTTATCATCATTTAAAGAtgatatatgtaaaaaatcattatgtTGGACATTATTTAGCCATCCGTTACTATCAAACCAATTGATGAATTTGGTAACAAGTAAAATATTTATAATGAACAATCGATTTGTTTGATATTTATGAATAGCATAAGAGATTACAAAAATACTATTAGTTTTTTGTGAATTTGATAACAAGTAAAATATTTATAATGAACAATCGATTTGTTTGATATTTATGAATAGCATAAGAGATTACAAAAATACTATTAGTTTTTTGTCTTTATATTTTGTTCATATTGtttatacaataataatacACTTTGCAAtgtcaccaaaaaaaaaatgttcaccAACATAAACATTAATACACTTTGCAGACAGATAACACCTTATCACATTTGTATTTCATAATACAAGTTCGATTCTAACAATTCTTCTCTCCTTCACACCTAACTATTTAACATCGCTCTTCTAAAAGACGATACACtcgcaattttattttattttttccatttatttgttgatgtgaaaagtcAATATAACACAAAGATTAAAGCCATTGGTTTGTTGCTCAAATGGTGCGGGGATTGGTTAATTTCACAGTAAATTTCTCTATATATTATGAGTTGCTTCCTGCTCCCTAAGTGTTTCTGTGACAACCTAAATCGATTGGTAGCCAATTTTTGGTGGAATGGGAGTGAGGGTGACAGACAGATACATTGGCTCTCTTGGGACAAGTTATGCTCTCCTAAGTCGGAAGGTCGTTTGGGTTTTCCGCAACCTATACGCTTTCAACCTGGCTCTCTTAGCAAAACAGGCTTGGAGGATTATCTTGGAGGGTTTTCCGCAACTTATATTAGAGAAATTAGGGATTGTTTGATCTGGCACTTTGGAAAAAAATGAGCCTTCTCAGTTAAGTCTGCTTACCACATTGCCAGAAATTTGCTTCTTTATGTTGCTTCTTTCTCATCCTTAAGTCCCCCTTTGAAACTTTGGAATGTCATCTAGAAGGCCAATGGTGCAGGTCGGTGCTCCTGGATATGTTCACCCATTGGCGCCTTTCCGAGATCATCTGACCCGCCACCCACATCGGTTTTGTTTCTCGAGCTGGCCGACACTCTCCCCCCCACCAATTTCTCTTGTGCCATGATGATATATTGGGCCATTTGGAACAGCAGGAACTCGATGCTATGGAATGACAAATGCGATACGTCAAACCTAGCGGTGACTCGGGCGATCTGTTGTGCAGGAGTTTATCAAAGTTAATTCCTCATCTCCCCGTCCCAGCGGTGCCTCCTCTAGTCCTGCCAAATGGCTTTGGTTGTTAGGGATGGTGTTCTTTGGGCAGTGGCAAAAGGTTTTCAAAATGTTGTTATTGAAGGTGATTCTCTTCAGATTGTTGGAGGATATGAGGATACGGAGTACTGGCTTTCTACAATCATTGAAGATGTGTGTACCCATGTCCGCCACCAAGGCAACACCCTGGCCCATCGATTCACTCGTTACAGCTTGAATATAGGTAGTTCGTGCGAATGGTTAGATAGTCTTCCAACTTTCATTGTGGATCTCTTCTTGGAAGACCTTTTGTAATTTGTCATGTACTGTCTTGTATTCATTTCGTTGGGCTTTGAAGTTTGCTTTTGGCTTCTGCCTATAATGAAATCACtatctgtttataccatatttagggcatctgtatttagacctcgtataaatattcgggggactcaaatgtaattatgcaataaaggaaggggcaaatatgtaataaatgaggagtccttattctataaaaggactcctcatccTCACAATTGGAAGAGGCCATTTCTTAAGGCTACTTCATTCTCTCAaaactctcacattacagagctccctcactcccctcacctctcagataaatacataattagtgtggacgtagcccaaaccttggggtgaaccacaatatatcttgtgttatttacattgcttgcagattcacggttggatttacgttgtaccaagacctccggttttgtgcatcaacatttggcgccgtctgtgggaatcgatacgaaaagttgcgtcggttctctttcattttttcacatccaatgtgaatctgcaagaaccCAGAACCTCCTGTCAACTACTCCGTGTACATGGTCCAGCAGTAGAAGAATTCACAGTGTTAAATCCTAACTGCCAAAAACACAAGCCCACAATCTGCAAAACGGTGAATCAACACACAAGCTCGTCATCATGCCCAGGCCCACAAGCCCAATCCTAActgccaaaaaataaaaataaaaaaacctcttCATCAGAAAATCACTTCGCAGGTTCTTGGTTTTCCCAGTAGTCTCGGTCGTTCCCTCTCGGATTTTCTGGAGTTGGAGCCGCTGCAGTGCATTTCTCGGCTCCATGTTGCCGTCGTGGATCGGTTTTCCGGAGTTGACAGCCAAAATGGGCCCAACCAAGTCAATCTCAAAACCCCAAATCACTAATTTGAATAAAGCTGCTCAATTTCTGAAACCCTCATCGTTTTCACCGGGatttaatattaatttgttGTTTTGTGCTGTCCAACCAAAAACCACAAGAACCGATGAAGCTCGCTTCCCGCGACCAGATGCTCCATTTCTTCCCCGCAGTCCTTCACGGTTTGAAATGATGGGTCGCCGTGTCGGGTCAGCTTATGTTGTTCTTTATGTTCTTGTTTGTCAACTGTTTGTGTCGAATTTGGGTGACTATGTCTCGAACTTGAAGTCGGGCGAGTACTCGTCGGCAATAGGAGACCCAGGAATGAGGAACCCAAATGTGAGAGTTGCGTTGGAAGCTTGGAACTTCTGCAATGAAGTTGGAAGTGAAGCGTCCGGCATGGGCAGCCCTAGGCTCGCCGATAAAAAAGGTGATAGTTCACCGGCTGTTTCTGCTCGCAAGCGCGTCGTCGGAGTTCTGCCCGACACCCCCGGAGACACCCTTCAACTCCGAGACAAGCTGCATAAGACAATGACGCATATTGGGCAGTTCGTGAAAGGCCGTACTTAAAGAATTCCATAAGGCTCATAGGCTTGCAACTGAAAGGGTCAGAGGCCCAAGTTACTGTTGTCAAAAGTTATTGTTGTCAAGAAGATTTCGGTGGCAGCCGACGATTCAGATCCGGATCTTGGCTGAGTTAACGACCTCTTGATGTAGAGGACTTTTGTTACAGTCTGATTGCCATGATTTGGAAGCTAGATGATCATCATCATGTGATGTCAAATGACGAATGGAGGAGATCCAAAATTAATAAATGATAGATGGATGATGATCGAAAATGATAGAGATCTACTGCAAAGCTTGCCTATTGCAGTGGTAATCCCATTTCGTACAAAGCTGAGAGCCAAgtcttcttctttgtcttccGTATCTCTGCACAATCTCCAACTGCATCATCATCACAGCCCTAAAAATAATGCAGTAATGGGTTATCTTCAACAACCCACTTGGATAAAGGGAATAACTCTCCGCATGTGCTAAATCCGACCCATACCATCTTGTCCGCCCATCAGCTTGTcaaaagaaacagaaacaaaagcagtAAAGGTAAAGCAGTTTTCTTTAAACAAACAGCTGGAAAGTGGTTCCGCGACCATGATGATAAAGGAATTCAGACACTTAATGATGCCAAGTTGCCATCCCACTACAAGGTCCCAGCATCTCCTTGTGTCAGTGCCTTGGGACATTGGATTGACAAGACACCGAGCACCATTATTCCTAAAAAGAACGGTCCTTCAAGAAAgcgaaagcaaaagagaaagcaaaagtaaggaataaactccccaccagaatgatgtgattaacttttcttgtttttgtatgatgtgatttatttttcttagctttcagagacatctgtataaaccccatcaaagggtaatataaaaaaaaacggaaaagcccaaaacaaatgggctggcatgttgtggagggcgaaagcccataagcccaaaactATTCGACAATCTGCCGCTattagcaccaaccaggtgatcaaaagtacgctcagtactccaaaattattcggcaacccgccgctattaccaccaactaggtgatgaaatgtacaacccgtactctaatatcatttggcaactagccattcatgccaccaaccggtgatgagatgtacaactcgtactctaatttggcaactagtcattcatgccaccaaccaggtgataagatgtacaacccgtactctaatttggcaactagccattcatgccaccaaccaggtgatgaaatgtacaactcgtactctccttcatgccaccaaccaggtgatcaaaaatacgcctagtactccaaattatacatgagcactactcatgtcattcatacataacatacatgagcatcattcatgtcaacattcatgagcatcactcatgttaacattcatgagcatcactcatgacaacatccatgagcatcactcatgtcaatcaacataaacattcatgagcatcactcaagtcaatcaacttcaaaagcttcatttacaaaagctccagcttcaaaagcttcatttacagagctctagcttcaaaagtttcatttacagagctctagcttcaaaagcttcatttacaaaagctctagcttcaaaagcttcatttacagagctccaacgtcaaagcttcacttacaaagcttcacctacaaagcttcacctacaaagctttagtgcatggtatacaaataccgcttcCAGCTGAACAAACCGGCACTTCGGCCCATatatggatcaaatttcaagtttccagccaaaagactatcttaactgaaaacttgggggactacactatgtaccatatattgggcctcaagaAAAAcatttgggggacttagcccattattcatgtattgaggaaagaacccttattctataaaagggactccctcaccttcaccACCGCCAgccgagcaaccgcctcgccacgagcatcacctctagcccattattcatgtattgaggagcgagcccttattctataaaagggactccctcacctctaGCCGAACAGCCTCACCTCCATCACTTCATGTTGAGCATCGCCACATGTCAAGTACCAGTTCTAGATGAcctctagttacttcggcccacatatggactggatttcaagtctccagccaaaagactctcttgactaaagacttgggggactactgtttataccatatttagggcatctgtatttagacctcgtataaatactcgggggactcaaatgtaattatgcaataagggaaggggcaaatatgtaataagtgaggagtccttattctataaaaggactcctcatccTCACAATTGGAAGAGGCCATTTCTTAAGGCTACTTCattctctcaaagctctcacattacagagctccctcactcccctcacctttcagataaatacataattagtgtggccgtagcccaaaccttggggtaaaccacgatatatcttgtgttatttacattacttgcagattcacggttggatttacgttgtaccaagacctccggttttgtgcatcaacactatcttttctgataaaaaaaatggtgCGGGGATTAGATTTGTCGTAACGTGCCACTTGGTGATGTGTGCGCGTCAAATTTGCCTTTCTGGAATCTGTGTGATGAGCTAACCGGCTACGGAGTAGGGGTGGACATTTGgaacaaaaaatcgaaactaAAACATGAACCAAATTGAACCTCACTGAACAgtttggttttgtggttttgaaatggttttagtTTGAAACCGAACCGTAGTGCAATAAAACGATTTAGTTTCGGTTTTGGCCTTTTGAAACAAACTGAAACCGAATCACATCGCaaaaattttaactttttttcaattaaatatCCATGCTAGGTCTCTTTGTTGGCAATTTATGCTAGCTCATTTTTATACCTTTTTATATCAGGTGGCTCTTCCTTACCCAGAGCCTCTTATTCATTTTAAGCAGTGTTCTAAAAAGTGGCCTAGGCGGTCGCCTAGGCGCTGAGCGGTGGTTGTCCGATACGATTTAAAGTAAATCGTTTACAAAATCGATGAGGAGCTAGGCGGCCTACTAGGCGCTCTAAGTGGCAGTAGGCGGCATGTCTAGGCGGATTGATACTAGTCTTCTTCCATCGCCAGTGCCTCTGCAACTCTGGTCTTCTGTTCCATGCCCTCTCGTCTTAGGCAGACTCGCATCCGCATATCAACTCTCTGGATGCTAGACTCGACAAAGAAGGGAACTTaaagagaaaaatataagaAGTATATGTGACTGATGAGGAAGATAAAATGGAAAACAACCcagcttgaagaagaaaaagatgtgCGAGATGATGAAAACCATGGACGTTGATGGTTTTCATTGTGAAAAGCACCCAAAGGGTGATGTGAAAGACTAGGTGAGGTGGACGGTTGATGGTCTTAACTTACTTTTAATAATGAAAACCACCCATgggctttttatatttttaatagtttggatatatattttatatataagtgttatataaattataaattatttagataatattttgttttttttttctaggcaagcatattatatatgtacataaaacATTCACATATGTATGTTCTTCTATAAGAATTAACATTAgtcaataattatttacatttgatatagtaaatttaattaattcataaaatatataagaattttacctaaatccgcctaggcgcccgcctagaacCAACCTAGCCGCCCAGGCGCTAGGCGCCAGCCCGCCGCTCAACTAGCGtctaacgttttttagaaccttgattttAAGCAGGCCTTGTTCTTCTGTTCTATTCTCCTGAGGACACTGATAAAGAGTTGAGGGAAGTAGCACGTGATTTCTTAAGAAATGGAGGTCTTATTATAGATTTTGATTCGAATGTTGCATCAGCTATTAAGGACTTGTTTGGTATCATATTcaaaaaaattcacaatttctcaaaacatttcttaaaaaatattttaaaaacaattttctttaagattcaAAAACTTATTTGGAATGAGATTCAAAATTGATTTcaagttttaaaaattaaaagaaaaagaaaaaatatcttACAAATTACTACACATTTCAAGTGGCACATACATAGATATTTAAAGAGAAGGTCTGTGGAGAGGAAGATAGAGCAAGAGAGATGAAAGAGAATGaacagagagaggagagagaaatacGAGATATTCTGGGAAATGAGGGAGGAGGAGAAAacgaaaagagagagatagaaaggggttaatggggggggggggaatggaggagagagaaagggagagacaagAACGAGGAGAGAGAAGTATGAGAGAAATTTGGAGGGGAGGAAATACTAAGAGTAAAATAGGATAGAGAGAAAAATCAGCAACAtgaggagatgagagagaaaagTAGTagattttgagtttaaaaactcaaaaaaatcactttttatatttttttagaacTGGCTTTGATGATGTTTTTCACCGATTTATATTGAAGCGTTGGCAGCTAGAGAAGGACTTCGGTTGGCAGTCGAAAGGGCTTTACAAAATGTGTTATTGGAGGGTGATTTGCTTCATATCTCTTCAGCTTTACTTGAGTCTTCTACGAATATGTCTACTATCGGACCTATCCTAGAAGATGCTAAGTATTTCCTGAAGATGATTGCTGGAGCTAATGCGTCCCACGTTCTTTGCCAAGCAAACTCTATGGCCCATAGGCTTGCTCGTTTTGGACTTCATTGCAGAGTTGATTGTACTTGGTTTGATGAAACACCCTATTTGATTTGTGATCTAATTGAGGAAGATATCTCCATACCTTGTACCAAGTAGTCTAGTTATGAATTttaatgacaatcatattgtcttttataaaaaaaatttaaaaaaaaagatgctaatttttgacaaaaaaaaaaatcaagttagttttgagtttagGCTATTTTGGTCAATGAGTTCCGTCCCACCCTGTGTACCAAACACACTTTGTTATGAAATTTGGGCCAAAAGTGAAATGGGCCTGGCCCATTATCTTGTTGCACTTCTGTAAATTGAGAGAAAGTTCGCGTTTAATATTTGAAAGGCAACTTCGATTACAAAACCGTCTTAATTTTCCCGCTTCCTTTAAATAGAGAGATGATCAGACAATTTCTTAGAGCACTTCCACCCTTAACAAATGTGCTAGTCCAAAGTCTATTTTTCAAGCCAGTCTCCCCTAAAACCCACTCCACTCCATCCAATAGGTTGGCCCAAAGTGGAGGCCAGCTTTGAGCCCAGCACATAATGGACTGAGCAAGAGGCCGCCATgtgaatttcttcttttttttttgcctcTGGTGCGTGGGATACACACGCCTATGGGCGCTCGTTCCAGCATTAAAAAAATGTCAAAATCTTACCGTGGGCCATGTGTCCACTTTTAGGCTGTTGGATTTAATCATTTTTGAAATCCAACAGCtcagattaattaacttaataaaaattgtttaaaaatactgaaaaaaattaaaagattttattttattttatataaatacctaaccatctTTCACAAAAATTGTACTTTCAGAAAATGACACGTGATGTGATAAGATTCGTTAAAAATTAtattcgaaattaaaaataattttttttattttatgaaaaaattaataatattttaatacgaattgaCTATACTTTTGCCTATCTCATTTTTTAGAGGTGGAAATGCATTTGGCCAATTATTGTTCATTGGAGTTAATTACTATTCTTTTAGTTGGATTAAATGTACTTTGGTCAGCTCTTTTTTAGAGGTAGAGTTGCTCTTAGGCCAACTCCAACTCATGGCTTAAAACCTATAATTCCCCTTCTATTCCCCCCTCAATCCACTCCAACCTAAGTTCTAATTTGGACTTAAAACCCAGATTTAGGCCAAGATTAGTG
Encoded proteins:
- the LOC114819684 gene encoding BTB/POZ and MATH domain-containing protein 2-like isoform X1, which gives rise to MGRVLIETSRPSSSSSSPASSPPPTTTASTSITETVNGTHHFKINGYSLSKGIGIGKYIASDTFNVGGFSWAIYFYPDGKSVEDNAAYVSLFIALASEGADVRALFELTLLDQSGNERHKVHSHFGRTLDSGPYTLKYRGSMWGYKRFFKRTSLETSDYLKDDCLSVNCMVGVVKSHTQGPKIYSIPIPPSSMVHQFGKLLETGKGTDISFEVDEEIFSAHKLVLAARSPVFWAQLFGPMKDQNTCCIKVEDIEAPVFKALLHFIYWDSLPDIEELTGINSNGASTLMAQHLLAAADRYGLDRLRLICEANLCQDVAINNVATTIALAEQHHCSQLKPVCLRFIATPGNLLGVMQTDGYKHLKESCPSVLTELLEYVASVSEHSASSGRHGNEAILDGSDIHGRRVKQRL
- the LOC114819684 gene encoding BTB/POZ and MATH domain-containing protein 2-like isoform X2 encodes the protein MGRVLIETSRPSSSSSSPASSPPPTTTASTSITETVNGTHHFKINGYSLSKGIGIGKYIASDTFNVGGFSWAIYFYPDGKSVEDNAAYVSLFIALASEGADVRALFELTLLDQSGNERHKVHSHFGRTLDSGPYTLKYRGSMGYKRFFKRTSLETSDYLKDDCLSVNCMVGVVKSHTQGPKIYSIPIPPSSMVHQFGKLLETGKGTDISFEVDEEIFSAHKLVLAARSPVFWAQLFGPMKDQNTCCIKVEDIEAPVFKALLHFIYWDSLPDIEELTGINSNGASTLMAQHLLAAADRYGLDRLRLICEANLCQDVAINNVATTIALAEQHHCSQLKPVCLRFIATPGNLLGVMQTDGYKHLKESCPSVLTELLEYVASVSEHSASSGRHGNEAILDGSDIHGRRVKQRL